Within the Arachis duranensis cultivar V14167 chromosome 10, aradu.V14167.gnm2.J7QH, whole genome shotgun sequence genome, the region aaaaaaattctagTCCTAGACTTTTTATGGTGTCAGGGTGCAAAAGTCTCCCCAAAATTAATGGTTTTAATAGCATAGTAGGGAATAAACAATTCCTTTCTCTTTGCTTTCAAATCATCCACATTGAACTTAAACTCTATGAACCAGCTCAAACAGTCTAAACATATATCCCCAAAGATTGCATCATAGTTTAGTCATAAATGAAACCAATCAATTCCTCCAAGTACTTGATATCAGACAGTATATTTTACACATGGGAATCATTACCGCGATCACCACACTAGAACGTTATTATTCCAAAAGTTTATCATGTTGAAATCTGACTGCCATTCAGCTTCAGAAATGTTAAAATAGCAATTCAACCACAGTTTAACAATCAAGGTTACCAAAACCTTTTAGAACTTCCAAATTTGAGCAAACCAATGTTTGGAGATTTTAAATCACAGACTTAGGAGAAGTTAATAATGCAAGTAATGGTAAACTATATGCATTTCTTTAGAGTTAGCACAAAGACATCTCCACATCTACAAGGTGCAGATGCAAGAACAGAAGGGTGACAGAAACTActccttttcccttttatttgTCACTGAAAATTCAGTACATCCTCGAATTTTCAGAGTGACAAATGAAAGGGAATAGAGGGGTATCACTGTTGAGCAAAAAGAATAACCAACATGAGAGAAATGGAAGTGTAGTCAAACTACCTGCTGTACTAGCAACCAAATCTGGATGGGATGAGCAGCAACTGTATTGCTGCTCCAATCTTCTTTGTGCCCTGTCGGAGAATGATGAACACTTTCCTGCATGAACTCCATCATCACAAAGCAAGACATGGTCATAGGTATTAGTTTCTCTCAAACTGCATCCTCTATCTACCGGTGTAAGTCCATTTTGACTTCCTGCAAGAACATGAGAATCAGCTGTACTCTCTAGCAtagttgaaaatttttcaaagctGATCTTCTTCCGGCAGATGTCATGTAAAGCCAGAGACTGAAAGCAACAAAAGCTTATAAGGCTGGATTATGCAGgttaaaaaaacacaaaattaacACATACACACATAATTGAGATTCTTTTTTGCATTGATGTCTGACCTGTCTGGGCATATCATGTGAATTTTGTATAGTTCTGGGTTTACATGCTTGATCAGTGTTATTTTGTAAACACCAACCACGTGAACGCATAGAACGGTGCAATTCATTCACAAATGAAGCTTCTAAAGAGTTAAGATATTGCCGGTGCTGTTTATCTGTCCATTCTGCCAATATATCCTggaaaaaaccaaaaatcatCTTAGTATATACTTGCCAACAAAATGACTTCCACCCTCATAAGAAATCATGGACAAGGTCATTCAAACAttgaataacataaaaaaaaagttattacaAGAACTATATTAATCAatctatacataaaaaaaagttttaagtataATGCCATATACCTCTATTATATCAATCAAAACCAAGGGCAAGTCAAAGCTAGTTTATATGATTCTTCTTCTAATTGAAATAGCTTTAAGGTTTATGTTATGCATTAAAGCATCTGCAGAAAACATCATATATTTCAGCGTCCTTTTCAATGGTAATTTTGACCCCCTTTTTTTTGGTACATTCACAAATCAAGTATAAATAATGTTAACATTGTTTCATGAAAGTACCAAAAATGGTCAACACAACCATCAATTTATACTTTGGTTTATGAATATACCAAACTAGTCAAAACCATCATCAATATGGAGGATTAGACGGAAGGAGTAATACAGAACAAGTTTTAAAACAAGCAGAAGGTCTAAGATCCAAGTAGTTCATCTGAGCAGTAGATAcaaacctaaagaaaacatgctCGTGTAACAGAAATAATATTACAAACTGATTCTTCTTACACCAAGTTTTAAGTTGACTGTCCAATCATACAGGATCAACACAACACATAAAGCGTGTTAAAACTGAAAGCATATAAGGAGGTCAAACATAAGAGATAAGCCAAGAAAGTTTATCACAGAGCCTCAGCACCAATAGTCAAACATTAATCATATCTGTTAAACAAGTATTATTCAGTTACTTCATGATCCTCACTACATCAATTTAAATCTCAATTTTCTCTATGCTTTCGGATTACAGGTATTATCAGCTCATTTATTGCTGAACTCAGCAAACAAACTTCGGGAATGATCTGCAATAAATAAACCCAAGCCATGCAGAAGCACAATTGCGCAACTAAATGACATAGAAACAAAAAAACGCAAAACGTACGGATGACCTATAAATCGAGACACAATACAATTTACAAACAAAAACACAAGCACACACTCCAAGATCAACCTTCCTAGCTCGCAATTTTCCACCATATGAATCTAATTCGGAAAATTCATTATCGTAATCAGCTAGGCAAACAAGGAATTCGAGAACGGAACAAGCAGAAACGAATGAATTTACCGGAAACGGAGCGGCATCGGCAGCAGCAGCGGCGCCAGCGCAGAAGTTACGCGAGGAGGAGTCCTTGGAGGCGCAATTGTCGACGGTGATGGCGGAAGAGGGGGAGGCGGAGGTGTAGCGAGTCNNNNNNNNNNNNNNNNNNNNNNNNNNNNNNNNNNNNNNNNNNNNNNNNNNNNNNNNNNNNNNNNNNNNNNNNNNNNGTTGGGttacaaaggaatgaagaggaagtggGAGAGGCGGAGAGGGAAGGTGGTGGGTGATtggggaaaataaaaaaaggaatcCAAAAGAGGGTCCAGATGGCGTCGCTTTTACACGTGTCAGTGGAATCGGTGAGGTGCCACGTCATCAGGGGAGATAATATCTCGGGGTAATGTGAGCCAGATATTTTTGTGAGGGGAGTCATTGTAGGCGGAGTTATTGGCGCGTGGGTTTCGTGCGTGGCTTATTTGTCGTAGCACGTTCCCACATGCTCGCGCGTCGCTCGGATCCCGATgactctctctctttctttttctcttttcttctggGGCTGGGTGCTACTACTctcttctctttatttatttattatttttgaaaaagaaaagatcgATCTTGCTATCTATTTCTAATctaataatatcattttttattttatgagtaGATgagcaaattaatttttaaaaaattatttattttttaaattaattattaaactaatattttttttaagagttCGTTTCAAAAGTTTGGctacttttttataaaaaaaatactggtataatacaataaaatggatatagaaaaaaattattattatggtATTAGTTCAAAACACAACTTacgttttacttttttttattttttatgggcAAATTAAGCAAACGTAACCTGTATTTTAGTTTTTTGAAgttttgcaaattttttttatttcgtttCAACCCAAACGCAACTTTTGTTTAGTGAACGGgcaatatcttattttttttctaaacaaCAAAATGTAGCTTGCATTTTTGGTCGTGTCAACTTTTTGTTTTTGGAATAACAAAATGTAGGTTGTGTTTTTACTGTGTctgaaatattttttcaaaagcaTAAAAATACAAGTTgtgttttgattaaaaaatatattttaattaaggaTCCTGCCTATAAATACAAAGTAGATTCATTCGGAAGCCTGACTTCAGTTCTACTCTTGCTATTCTTCTTTCTTGCACATATGTGTTATagttctgaattttttttacaattagttGTGTCAAAAAATTCGAGTTAGGTAAGGTTGAAATTATGGAAGGTATTATCAACTTGCGAGTGTATTATGACAGTGAGACTATATCAAACACACACAAAGCAGTGACTTTTGTTTGTGAATGTCTGTTGTCATTTGCTATTCCATGCACCATGAGTTTTGTAGAGTTACAAAATAGTCTTTGTGATAACATACAAAGTCACATTTCTAAAAGGGTGAACATAATTTTATATAGGAATCCTGTACAAATATTTGGTAGACTGATACAGTTTCAAAATAATGCCCATCATTGACAACGAAAGTATGTAACAGATGTTCCGTATTTATCAACAAACCTGATTTTACGTGCCGATAATAGAGTTGTACGTTAAATTTGAACAACATTTCGGACTGGACGCGGTTGACGTGGAGGTCAATGTTGACAAGTTCGGGGATATATATTGGGAAGAAGATAACAATGACAGCGAAGAGGAGTTCGAAGCCAACTATAAATTTGAGGACGAAAACAATGACGGAGACTTGGCGGGCAATCTAACGGTGCAAAATGAAGCGGATGCTATTGTAAGCCAGCACCCCTTTAATGTTCCATCTTTTATGAGGACTCTGGATCTCGAAGCCATGCACCCCGGAATTTCCTGAGTATGCGAATATGGGTGTGTTATCATTATTAATTCAAGTAACCAGTAGTGTGTATTTTATTTCCCTTGTCTGACTGATGATGGTGCGCATGTCGTAAGTGAAGGCAACGTTGTAGCGAAAGATAGTGAATTTAGTATCGGAATGGAGTTTGGCTTTAAAGAGTCAGTGATATCTGCAATCAAAAGCTACACTATCTCTAGAGGAGTTGATTACACTGTATATAAGTCTGAGCCACAAACATTCTATGTAAAATGCAAGGGTTATGGTGATGGGTGCGATTGGCTTATCCGAGCTAGCTTGATTCGAAAGAAAGGTTGTTGGGAGATTAGGAGATACAATGGCAAACACACGTGCACCATGAGTTTTTCACAAGATCATGTCAAGTTAGACTCAGACACAATTGCATATGCTATTAGGCCGTTGGTCGAAACAGACCCGTCGATGAAGGTAAAGTCTATTATTGCAGAAGTTCAATCCAAGTTCAACTACATTGTTAGTTATCACaaggcttggttggcaaagtAGAAAGTTGTCGCAAAAATTTTCGGTGATTGAGAAGGTTCTTACCAGACTCTGCTAGTATGGTTGAAAACAATGACTTTTTAGATGTCAAGGTCTTGTGTTCAAAATTATTGTCCTCTAAagtattttacaaaattaacaACATAGATTATAACATTTCTTTCCGAGACTTAATcctaatactaataataacaataacaatgtcACTAATACTAACAattataacaacaacaacaacaacaacaacaacaacaacaacaataataataataatgaaaataataataaaattattaattaaaatacaaatatataaaataaaaaatatatttatttattaatcataaaattttaaaaaaatttcttaccCATTGAGGATGATCCAAATATTCAATAATATGTTCTTCCGGTTTGATAAAATTACGAACCATTTTTTCTTCCTTCACTgtatatttcttcttcaacCACACTTGCTTCACTCTTGCTTCCTCACTCTCGTTTCACTCTTCTTCAGTAAAGCTTTTTCACTCTTGCTTTCCCTTCGTTTtcgttttggttttggtttttatAAGTTGGATTCACCACCCTCCATGATACGTGTTATGCATGCAGCTTGGGAGGCTGCCAAACGCAACTTGCGCTTTGCCCTGCACGGCTGACAAATGCAACCTGCATTTTGGCTTCTCCAATGCTGATCAACAACTGCTCCTATCTGCATTTAGGGGACATCGGGACACGTTTTGTAACTTGATTATCCTGTGCATTTTGTAGTGtgctatatttttttagtctttATCTCACCTAAAACGTAACTTgcattttgtgatttttgacaTTAACAACTTTAAATTTGTACATAACACGCCATGCATCCATTTTTCAGTATTTCaccatttttatattattttcaaattaatttttgcaaAAGTTTAATAATACTTTactcaaaatttttgttattaaaattggttagaactttttaattaattaattctcaatagaaatattaatataatgaaatataaaattttacttGAACCATCGCTataaaattttgtgatttttgataTTATTAGCAGCTCCACATTTGTATATATAATACACCATGTATccattttttagtattttatttttatatgtatttttaaattaatttttgcaaAAATTTAATAGTACTTTACTCAAATTTTTCGTTATTAAATTTGGTTAgaactttttaattaattgattctcaataaaaatattaatataatgagATATAAAATTTTACTTGAATCATggctataaaaataaattgatacgataaaagaatttaaaatttgataagattcttttt harbors:
- the LOC107469713 gene encoding cold-regulated protein 27 (The sequence of the model RefSeq protein was modified relative to this genomic sequence to represent the inferred CDS: added 83 bases not found in genome assembly), whose product is MDPVLRENFSPPVSSDPEPLPRSCATELTRYTSASPSSAITVDNCASKDSSSRNFCAGAAAAADAAPFPDILAEWTDKQHRQYLNSLEASFVNELHRSMRSRGWCLQNNTDQACKPRTIQNSHDMPRQSLALHDICRKKISFEKFSTMLESTADSHVLAGSQNGLTPVDRGCSLRETNTYDHVLLCDDGVHAGKCSSFSDRAQRRLEQQYSCCSSHPDLVASTAEVTDQNFNGEVARSSCMPVAKKAKTDAAEASSNAQVVPFGIIHTLDASIDSDSSSRNKGRELLSKLPESLHFSKSDLHHFLRGS